The following nucleotide sequence is from Pseudomonas putida S13.1.2.
GGTTGGCATCCTGGCCGAAACGCACCCGCTCGGGGGTGTGATAGTTGCTGAAATGGGTGGCGAAGGCATTGACGAACAGCACCTTCTCGCCGGTCTCCGGGTGAGTACGCACCACCGGGTGCTCGGCATCCGGGAAACGCGCCTTTAGTGCCAGGCGTTTTTCGATCGGCATGGCCGCGCCAAACGTGGCCTCGATGCTATGTCGCGCCCGCAGCCCTTCGATACGCGTCTTGATCTCGGTCGGCAGGTTGGCGTACGCCAGCACCATGTTGGTCCACAGGGTGTCGCCACCCACCATAGGGCTTTCCACGCAGCGCAGTACGCAACCCATCGGCGGCTTTTCACGCCAGGTGGCGTCGGTGTGCCAAGCGTTTTCATAGCGGTCAACCGGCGTTTCCGGCGACTTGTAGATCTGCACCAGGCCCGGGTGGTCCGGGTCGCTGCCGACCACGGGGTGGTCCTCCAGCTCGCCGAAGCGGCGGGCGAACGCCACGTGCTCGGCGCGGCTGATGTCCTGGTCGCGCAGGAACAGCACCCGGTGCTTGAGCAACTGGGCACGCACCTCGGCAAACAGGCCGTCATCATGAATCGCATCGGCCAGCCTGACGCCAAGCAGTTCGGCACCGATGGCGCAGGTCAATTGTTCGACTTGCATGGCAGTGCCCTCCTCAGATGACGAAGATCGACGAGCCGGTGGTCTTGCGCGACTCCAGATCACGATGCGCCTGAACTGCGTCCTGCAAGGCGTAGTGCTGGTTGATTTCGATCTTGATACGGCCGCTACCCACATGGCCGAACAGCTCGCCTGCCAGGGCGGCTTTCTCGGCCGGGTCGGCGATGTAATCAGCCAGCGCCGGGCGGGTCAGGAACAGCGAGCCCTTCATCGCAAGAATCTGCGGGTCGAACGGTTCGATGGTGCCGGATGCGGTGCCCACGCAGACCATCAGGCCACGGCGCTTGAGCGAGTCCAGCGAGCCCATGAAGGTAGTGCGCCCGACGCTGTCGAACACCACGTTGACGCCGACCCCATCGGTCAGCTCGCGCACACACTTGGCCACGTCTTCGTGGCTGTAGTTGATGGTGTGGTCGCAACCATGGGCACGCGCCACTTCGGCCTTGGCTTCGGTGGAGACGGTGCCGATCACGGTCAGACCCAGCAGCTTGGCCCACTGCGAGACGATCAACCCGACACCACCCGCAGCGGCGTGCAGCAGAATGCTGTCCCCTGGTTTGAAGTCGTACAGGCGCCGCATCAGGTACGAGGCCGTGAGGCCGCGCATGGTCATGGCCGCGGCCGTTTCGAACGCGATGGTTTCCGGCAGCTTGATCAACGGCGCGGCAGGGATCAGGCGCTCGGTGCTGTAGGCGCCGAGGGTATTCATGAAGCCGGTGTAGGTCACCCGGTCGCCAACCGCTACGTGGCTGACGCCCTCGCCCACCGCCTGGACCACACCGGCCGCTTCCACGCCCATGCCGTTGGCCAGGGGAATCGGGTAGGTGCCATTGCGAAAATAAGTGTCGGCGTAGTTCAGGCCAACCGCCACGTGGCGCAAGCGCACCTGCCCAGGGCCTGGTTCGCCGACTTCGACGTCTTCGTAGCGCAGGACCTCAGGCCCTCCGGTTTCGTAGAAACGTACCGCTTTGGCCATGCCAATCTCCCTTCTTGTAGTTTTTTGTTGAACAGCAAACTTCGTCTTGAAGGGCAATTTAGGCCGTTGCGCAATACGCCGCTTATCATCGGACGACAACGGTTTTTCAGTTCATGACAGCGCCCGCGGTTTCGCCACCGGGGCACTGCGGACAATGGTTCAGAAGGCCGAGATACCCCCGTCCACGGCAATCGCCTGGCCGGTCATGTAGCTGTTTTCACGGGCACATAGCATCAGCATCACCGCGACGATTTCTTCGGGAGTGCCCAGGCGCTTCATCGGCGAGCCCTGAGCGAGAAACGCCTGCCGCTCACCCACATCGCTCTCGGTAACCATGGGCGTGGCACTGTAGAACGGGCACAGCGCATTGACGCGGATGCCTCGGCGGGCGTATTCGACCGCCGCAGTTCGGGTCAGCCCGACCACCGCATGCTTGGCTGCGGCATAGGCGGCCAGCTTGGGCGCGCCGCCGAGCCCGGCCATGGAGGCGATGTTGAGGATCACCCCGCCGCCTTGCGGCAGCATCTGGCGGATTTGCTGCTGCATACAGAAGAACACGCCCTTGGTGTTGACCGCGTGGCTGCGGTCCAGCTCTTCTTCGGTGGTGTCGACGAAATGCTTCATCGGCGTAAGGATCCCGGCGTTGTTCACCCCCACATCGAGGCGACCGAAGGTGGCGATTGCCGCGTCCACCAGCGCCTTGACCTGCACCTCACGGGTCACGTCGCAAGGCACCGCCAGCACCGTGATACCGGCCTCGCGCAATGCGCCGGCCACCCGCTCCAGCCCCCTCACGTCGCGGTCGCCGAGTACCAGCCGGGCACCCAGGCCGCCCAGGTGCTCGGCCAACAACGCACCAAAACCACTGGCGGCGCCGGTGATCATCACCACCTGGTCGCGGTAGCTGTTCAGGTTCATCCGGCCACTCCCGGCGCTGTGCGGGCAAGGATCTTCTTCGCCAGGCTCATGCGGTGCACTTCGTTCGGGCCGTCATAGATGCGGAAACTGCGCGCATCGCGGAAAATCCGCTCGACGATCGACTCGCCGGTAACGCCCTGCCCGCCGAGCACCTGCACACAACGGTCGATCACCCGCCAGATGGCCTCGGAGCTGAGCACCTTGGCCATGCTCGACTCGAAATTGCCGCGCTCGCCCTGGTCCAGTACCCAGGCGCAGTGCCAGATCGACAGGCGCGTGGTGTGCAGGTCCATTTGGTTGTCGGCGAGCATGAAGCCCACGCCCTGATGCTCGCCCAGCGGCTTACCGAACGACACCCGGTGGCTGGCATAGCGGCAGGCTTCGTCATGGGCACGACGGGCCTGGCCGAGCCAGCGCATGCAATGGGTCAGGCGCGCCGGGGCCAGGCGCACCTGGGCGTAACGGAAACCTTTGCCCACTTCGCCCAGCACATCGCCGGCGGGAATGCGCAGGTTGTCGAAGCGCAGCACCGCGTGGCCGCCGGCGAAGCAACTGTCGAGCGAGTCCATCATGCGCTCGAGGATGAAACCGGGGCGGTCGGTGTCGGTGAGGAACATGGTCGCGCTGCCGTCTTCCATGCGCGCCATGATGATTGCCACTTGCGCGCCTTCGGCACCGGTGATGAACCACTTCTGGCCGTTGATGATGTAGTCGTCGCCGTCGCGTACGGCCTGGGTGGTGAGCATCGACGGATCGGAGCCGGCGCCCGGGCTTGGCTCGGTCATGGCGAAGCACGAGCGGATCCGGCCCTGCACCAGCGGCTTGAGCCAGCGGTCTTTTTGCGCAGGCGTTGCCACCTGTTCCATCAGGTGTATGTTGCCTTCGTCGGGGGCATGGATGTTCAGGGCCACCGGCCCAAGCGGCGAATAGCCGGCCTCTTCGAAGATGATCGCCTTCTCGATGTGGCTCAGGCCCAGCCCGCCCATCTCACGCGAGGCATGCGGAGTCAGCAGGCCGTGTTCACGGGCGCGCTCGATCAGCACCTGGCGCAGCTCGGGCGACGGACCGTGGGGTGTCTGGCGCGGGTCGCGCTCCAGGGGGATGACGACGTCAGCGACGAACTGCCGTACTTTGGCTTGCAGGGCAGTCAACTCGGCAGACAGGGCGAAATGCATGGCGGTATTCCTTAGCAGGGTCATCAGGGTCAGGCGAGCAGGCGACGCGGGTCGATGGAGGCGTGCACCTGCTCCATGACGGTTTGGTCGATCGTTGCCTTGCCGGGGTCGTAGGCTGAGTAGTTGAGGGTGCGGATGTAGGCACGCAGCACCTGCGAGCCGGCCATGTCGATATCGACGATATTCAAGCAGGCCGGGTCCTGCTCGAAGGCGGCCAAAGCGTCGAGGCCGGCGCCGCAGGCCCAGGCCAGGAGGATGCGGTTGACAGCATCATGGGTGACCAGCAGCAGCGCGCTCCAGTCAGGCGATTCCAGCAACTGCTGGAAGCTGCCCAGCACGCGTTGCTGGAATGCAACCCACGGCTCACCGCGCAAGAAGGCTGCGTCGGCGCGATCAGCGAGCTGGTAGGCCTGGGCCACTTCGCGGTGCAGGCATTCGCGGGGGATTTCCCTCAATCGGCCGGCACGGATTTCGCGAAACCCCGCGTGCTCTTCCACAGGCTGGACGCGGCCGTCCAGGAGCTGGTCGAGTGTTTGCCGGGTGCGCGGGTAGTCCGAGCACACGGCGCGGTCGAAGGGTGTCTGCGCCAGCACCTGGCCCAGCGCCTGGGCCTGGGCTACGCCCTTGGGCGACAACGGCACGCTGCGCGGGTCGAGGGGCCGGCCGCTGGCATCGAAATAGTCAACATGGCCATGGCGCACCAGGTAGCAACGACGGCGGCGCACGGGCTGGGCAGGCTGTTCAGTCATGGATCAGTGCCTTGGGGTTGCTGATGCTCAGTTGTGCGCGGTTGATGGCACGCAGTGCCGCCAGCAGGCGTGCACGGGGCTCACCGGCATGGTCGTAGGCCCCCTGGCGAATGCGCTGGGCGAGCTCGCTGCGGGCTTGCTCGGGCGAGGCCTGGTCTTGTAGCAGCCCGGCCATGGCCTGGCGTTCGATGTCGGCACAGGCCACCCCCTGGGCAGCCTCGCGGCTGGCGATCAGCAGAGCGCTGGCCACCATCCGCGCCTCGTAGTGCACGTGCGCCGGCAATGCGGGCAGCAACTGCTTGAGCACGGCCTCACGCGCCGTCAGCAGCAAGTCCTGGGCATCGGACTGGTTCATGCGCGGCCTCCTTGGGTGAGCAACAGCAGTTCCTGTTCGAGTTCACTGACCATGCGCCCGGTCAACGCCAGCTCCAGCGAGCGCTGCTGCCCTGAGGCATGACGTTCGGCCTGCTGCAGGGCGATCACCGCCCAGCGCAGGTGGGCCATGACCTGCCAGAAACGCAGCGTTTCGCGGTCCAGGTCGAGTGGCGAGACGCTGCGGTAGCCGGCGAGCAGGTCGTCCAGGCGGCCGACGCCGCCCGCCTCCAGATCCGGCCGGGCGAAGCGCCAGCAGCGTGCGGTGAACCAGCCCAGGTCTTCGCGGGGGTCGCCCCAGCCAGCAAACTCCCAGTCCAGCACGCCGCTCAGATCACTGCCCTCAACCATGTAGTTGCCGGTGCGGTAGTCGCGGTGAATGAGGCACGCCGGCATGGGCACGGGCTTGTTCAGCTCGCACCAGCGCAAGCCCCATTCGATGATCGGGTGGCTACCGGGCAAGGCGTCCAGGAATGCACGGTACTGATTGATGCTGGCCTGCACCGCATCGGCCACCGGCGCGGGCAGAAACCCCAGGGAAGCCTGTGGAGGGCGCAGCTGATGCAGGCGCGCAAGGTTGGCCCCCAACGCCCGGCACAGCGCCGGATTGCCCTGGGTCGCATGCTGCGCGCTGGTCAAGCGATGGCCGCCGGCGTTGCCGGCCAGCGCCTGCATGATGAAGAAATCGCGCCCGATCACCTGCGGCGACTGGCACAGCCACAACGGCTCGGGCACCTTCACGCCCACCTGGTGAACGGCGCAGAGCACGGCGAACTCCTGCTCGCGGGTCATGCTGGCGGCCACGGCGGAGGCCGCGTCGGTACGCAATACCCAACGCTGCGGCACACCGGCTACCTGGGCCTTGAGCAGCCAGTTCTCCTGGATGGCGCCGCCTGACAAGCGCTCGCTGTGGGTGATGCGCACCGGCTGGCCGTGCAGGCGCTCCTGTAGATAGGCAGACAGCACCTCATGGGCGTCTGATACGTCGATGCGAGCACTGGATTGCTGCGCGAAATGGCTGCTTGGCATGGTCGGTCCAACTCACTGTTCACGAGTGCCGTGGCTCTAAGCAAGATGGTTGCCAGCTTCCTCTGATTTAAAAATTCGCTTAATAATCAATGAGTTGAATCTAATCTCCCGGCGTACTCCACGCGATTCAAATCAAACTTGAACAGCGCCATCGCACAGCTGAAACCGCCGTTCAATTCTGCACAGCAAGCCACTGCCCTCCCCCGCAGAATTTCCCCGCGCCGGGCGTGCGCTCGGCTAGGATGTCTGGCCAAACCGATGGAACCTGCTAGCCATGCATCTTCCCGCGCTCAAACCGAACCAGCTGCGCCCGCCCGCCGAGCCGACCAAAGGGGTGGTTCGAGCGCGGCTGCTCGAGCAACTGGTCAACGCCCTGGACAACGGCAGCGTCGTGCTACTGCAAGCACCGCTGGGCTATGGCAAGAGCACGCTACTCAGCCAGTTAACCCGCAGCCTGGCGGGAGCCTGGGCATGGCTGCGTGTGACCCGTGCCGAGAACCAGCCACTGGCCCTGCTGCTGCACCTGCACGCGGCGCTGCAACTGCCTGCGCAGCAACGCGACACACCCCAGGCCGAGCACCTGTGGAGCCTGATCCTGGCCGACCTGGAAGCCCGCCAGGCGCCGCTGACGCTGCTGCTCGACGACCTGCACCTGCTCAACGCCGCGCCCGCCTGGCAGTACCTGGACACGCTGTTGCACTACCCGCCGCCCGCGCTGCGCCTGGTCGCCGCCAGCGAAGGCCCGCCCCAGCTGCCGCTGGCCCACTTGCGCCGCGATGGCCGGCTGACTGTGCTGGGCGCCCGGGACCTGGCCCTGGACAGTGATGAAACGCGCCAGTTGGCACAGGCCCGCGACGTCAACCTGGGCAGCGATGCGCTGTACCAGTTGCGCGCCGGTAGCGAAGGCTGGCCCAGTGGTGTGCTGTTCTGGCTCGAGGCCTACCGCCAGGCGCTGTACAGCACCGGCCAGGCGCCCGCTGACCTGCGCCCGATCACCCGCCAGGCCTATGCCCACGCCCGGCAGTTTCTCGAAGAAGAACGCCTGCAGCGCTTGCCCGTGCCGTTGCGCACATTTCTCGAACACACCGCCGTGGCCCAGGTGTTCGATGCAGCCCTTGCCAGCGAACTGGCCGCCAGTGCCGATGTGCCCGCCGCACTGCGCCAGTTGCAGCGCCTGGACCTGATCATCGAAGTCCCCCAAGGCAGTCACGCCGAATACCGCTACCACCCGGCCCTGCGCAACAGCCTCTACAACCGCCTGGAACAGCGCGATCCCCAGCGCCTGCGGCAACTGCATCGCCAGGCTGCCAACTGGCTGCTGGCCCAGCGCCGTTACACCGAGGCGATCTACCAGTTCGGCCGCGCCCGCGACCTGGACGCCGTGCTCAACATCGTCGATCGGCACGCTTTCGAGCTGCTGCGCGAGGGCAAGGTCAACACCCTGGTCGACGTGCTCGACGAGGTCGCCGGGCACGCCGGCAACGACAGCTTCACCTTGGCAATGACCGAAGCTTCCACGGTGATGGTCACCAACGATATCGCCCAGGCCTGCCAGTGCCTGCACCAGCTCTATGCCCTGCAGCGCCGCCAGGCAGTGCCGCGGCACCCCGAGCGGGTACAGCAGACGGTGATGTTTCTGCGCAGCCGCCTGGCCTACCTGGGGGGCAATCTGGGGCACGCGCTGGCCCTCGCGGCGCGAGCACTGCAGCAGTTTCCCCAGCACAACGCGGCGCGCTCGGTGCTGTACTTCGACCGCGCCAACTGCCTGGCCGCGCTCGGCCAACTGGAGCAGGCCCACACCGAAGGCAGCCGCGCCCTGCGCGAGCTGCAGGGCTTTGGCCTTAGCGGCTACACCAACCTGCTGCAACTGTTGCTGGCGCAGATCGAACTGGCCCAGGGCGCCAACGATGCTGCGTGGGCGCGCCTGCAAGGCATGGCCGAGCTGCCTGCCGCCGGCAGTTCGGGGCGCTTCTATGAACTGTTCCGCCACCTTGGCAAAGGCTTGGCACTGTTGCAGGCCAACCGCCTGGCCCAGGCACGCCACGCCCTGGCCCAGGCCGAAGTGCTGGCACTGGGCTTCCCTCACAGCGCTGCCCTGCCCTGGGTGTTCCACTACCAGGCATGCCTGCACTGGGCGCTGGGCGAGACCGGCCAGGCCAAGGCACGCTGGGCAGAGGTACGCCGGCTGGCCCGACAGAACCGTTTGCTCACGCTCTACCGGCAGGCCGGCGCCTGGCTTGCGCGCCTGGCCTTGCGCGACAATGACCAGGACTACCTGCCCGACTGGCTCGACCAATGGCATTGGTGCCGGCGCCAGTATGGCGAGCAACTGTTGCCCGAAGAGTGGCTCGCCTATGCCTGGGTGCAGCGCCACCTCGGCCAACGCGACAAAGCGTGGCAGATCCAGCAGAGCTTGCAGGCCCAGGCACAGGCGCAAGGCAACCGCCGCCTGCTGCTCGACGCACTGCTGCTCGACGCGGCCCTGCAACAGGACCTTGGTGCCCGCGACGATGCCCTGCTCAGCCTCGAACAAGCGCTGCAACTGGCCTGCACCTGCGGCTTCGGGCAACTGTTGCAGTATGAGGGTGATGCCTGCCTGGAGCCCCTGCGGCAACTGCTGCTGCCCCAGGTGCGCGAGCGCTTGGGCCTGAAAGCCCCAGCGCCCTCGCGCGAGCACCTGAATGCCCTGTTCCGGCCATTGCTGGCGAACAAGGAAAACGCAGAAAACGCACTGATTGTTCCGCTCTCGCGCCGTGAGCTGGAAGTGTTGCAGCGCATGGCCCGCGGGCAGAGCAACGGGCAGATCGCCGAGGCGATGTTCATCAGCCTGAGCACGGTCAAGACCCACATCAACAACCTGTTCCGCAAGCTCGACGTGGCCGACCGCGACAGCGCCCTGTGTTCGGCGCGCGATCTGCAACTGCTGGGCTGACCTCCACCTGACCCTCGCCGCGATTCCACCCGCCATTCCACCCGGGGGGTGGACGCGGCGCCCGGGCCTGCCTGTTACAACATGCCGAGTCCACCCAGCCAGGAGTTCGGTATGCCCAGCTACACCGCCCCATTGCGCGATATCACCTTTGTTGCCCAGGAGCTGCTCGGCCTGAGCCGCCACTACCAACAACTGACTGGCTGTGAAGCCCCGGACGCGGCTACCTTCGCCGCCATCGTCGAAGAAGGCGCCAAATTCGCCGAACAGCAGCTGGCCCCGCTCAACGCCGTGGGCGACCAGCACGGCTGCCAGTGGCAGGACGGCAAGGTCACCACCCCGCCCGGCTTTGCCGATGCCTACAAACGCTTCGCCGACAACGGCTGGCTGGGCCTGGACAAGGACCCGGCCTTCGGTGGCCAGGGCCTGCCGCCGTCGCTGGGGTTCGTCAACTACGAGATGGTGTGCAGCGCCAACCACGCCTGGGGCATGTACGGCAACCTCGCCGGGGGCGCCATCAGTACCCTCAGCGAGCACGCTGACGAAGCCCTGCAGCAGCGCTTGCTGCCACCGATGATCGCCGGCCGCTGGGGCGGCACCATGTGCCTGACCGAGGCCCACTGCGGTTCGGACCTTGGCCTGCTGCGCACCAGCGCCAGGCCCCAGGCCGACGGCAGCTACCAGGTCAGCGGCAGCAAGATGTTCATCTCCGCCGGTGAACACGACATGACCGAGAACATCATCCACCTGGTGCTGGCGCGCATCGAAGGCGCACCCGCGGGGGTCAAAGGCATTTCGCTGTTCGCCGTGCCGAAGATCCAGGTCGATGCCCAAGACCAGCTTGGCGCGCCCAACGGCGTGAGCTGCGGCTCCATCGAACACAAGATGGGCATCCACGGCAACGCTACCTGCGTGCTCAACTTCGACAGCGCCACAGGCTACCTGCTGGGCGAGGCCAACCGTGGCCTGAACGCCATGTTCACCTACATCAACGAGTCGCGCCTGGCGGTGTCCCAGCAGGCCCAGGCCCACGCCGAAGCGTCCTTCCAGGGTGCCTTGGCCTATGCCCGCGACCGCGTGCAGATGCGCGCCACGCCACGCCTGCGCAGTGACCAGCCAGCCGACCCGATCATCGGCCATGCGGATGTGCGGCGCATGCTGCTAACCCAGAAGGCCTATGCCGAAGGCGGCCGCATGCTCGCCTACACCTGCGCCAAGGGCGTCGACCAGCTGCACCACGGCGCCAGCGCCAGCGTGCGCGAGGCTGCGGCGCGCCGCCTGGCGTTGCTCACGCCGATTGCAAAAGGTTTCCTCACAGAAACTGGCAACGAGGCCGCGCAACTGGGTATCCAGGTATTCGGTGGCCACGGCTACATCCGCGAGTGGGGCATGGAGCAGATCGCGCGCGACGTGCGCATCACCGCGATCTACGAAGGCACCAACACCATTCAGGGCCTCGACCTGCTGACCCGCAAGGTGCTGGCCGATGGCGGCGAGGCCTTGGCCGAACTGCTCGGTGAAATCGAAGACTTCACCCAGAGCACCAACGCTCCGGCCCACCTGGCCCAGGCCCTGCTCAAGCAAGTGGTTGCCTGGCGCGAAGTCAGTGCCTGGCTGCGTGACGCCAGCGCAACCGATGCCAACCTGATCGGCGCCAGCGCCTACGACTACCTGATGCTCAGCGGTTACACCCTGCTCGGCTACCTCTGGCTGCGCGCTGCGTGCGTGGCCGAACGGGCACTGGCCGCCGGCAGCGACGAGGTTGCGTTCTACCAGGGCAAGCGCGAGACCGCGCGCTTCTACCTGCAGCGCCTTCTGCCACGCGCCAACCTGCATGAAACACTGATTCGCACCGGCAGCGACAACCTGATGGACATCAGCGAGGCCGCATTCGCCCGCTGATACCACCGCGCCGGTCAAAACCCCGGCAAGCGGCGCTTTACCCTGTGGGAGCGGGCTTGCCCGCGAAGAAAACACCGCGGTGCATGGCACCGGCTTCGCCGGTGTTCGCGGGCAAGCCCGCTCCCACAGGGTTGGCCGAGCGCCCACGGCCCACTAACAGAAAGGTTACCCCATGCAACTCATCGACTATCGCCGCGAAAACCAACTGGCCCTGATCGGCCTGCGCCACGCGCCGGTCAACGCCCTTGGCCATGACCTGCGCCAGGCACTGATGCAGGCCTGCAGCCGGGCCGCTGCTGACCGCGAAGTGCAGGCCATCATCCTGCACGGTCAGCAACTGCCGTTCAGTGCCGGTGCCGACATCAGCGAGTTTGGCGGCCCACGCACCTGGGAGGCGCCGGCACTGCCCGAACTCCTCGATGCCTTGACCCGCATCGAAAAACCCCTGATTGCCGCCATCGACGGGGTGGCCCTGGGCGGCGGCCTGGAACTGGCCCTGGCTTGCAGCCATCGTCTGGCTACCGCCACCGCACGCCTGGGGCTGCCCGAAGTCCGCCTGGGCCTACTGCCCGGTGCTGGCGGCACCCAGCGCCTGCCGCGCCTTATCGGCGTGGCCCCGGCGCTGGAGATGATGCTCAGCGGCGACCCGATCGATGCCCGCCAGGGCCTTGCCCTGGGTCTGATCGATCGCCTGGTCGAAAGCGGACAGGACTTACTCGAAGCAGCCTGCACTTTGGCTCGCGAGCAACTGGCCCAACCGGCCCTGCCAAGCGCTCCTGCAACACCTCTGGCCGCTGGCCTGGAAAGCGACTTCTTCTCCAGCCGCGAGGCACAACTGATCGCCCGTAAGCCCGGCCAGAACGCGCCCCTGCGCGTGCTCGCCGCGGTACGCGCCGCCTGCGAGATGCCCCTGGCCGAGGGCCTGGCCCGCGAGCAGGCACTATTCCACGAAGCCCTGCAAGACCCACAGGCCACCGCCCTGCGCCACCAGTTCTTCGCCGAGCGCGAGGCGCTGCGCGTACCCGGCATCGACGCCAGCACGCCGCTGCGCAGCATTGACCGGGTGGCGGTGATCGGCGCTGGCACCATGGGCGCCGGCATCGCCATGAACTTCATCAACGCCGGTATCCCGGTGCGCCTGCTGGAGCTCAAGCCCGAAGCACTGGACCGGGGCCTGGCGCAGATCCGCAAGCACTACGAAGGCAGCATCAAACGCGGCAAGCTCAGCGCCGAACAGCTCGAGCAACGCATGAGCCTGCTGCAAGGCACCCTCGACTACGCCGACCTGGCCGACGCCGACCTGGTAATCGAGGCAGTGTTCGAGGACCTGTCGATCAAGCAGCAGGTGTTCCGCACCCTCGACCGAGTGTGCAAGCCGGGCGCCATCCTCGCCAGCAACACCTCAACCCTGGACGTCGACCGAATCGCCGCCTGCACCCGCCGACCGCAGGACGTGGTCGGCCTGCACTTTTTCAGCCCGGCCAACGTCATGCGCCTACTCGAAGTAGTGCGCGGCCGGCTGACGGCGCCCGACGTGCTGGCCACCACGCTGCAGGTCGCCAAGCGCATCGGCAAGCTGCCCGTGGTGTCGGGCGTGTGCTTTGGCTTCATCGGCAACC
It contains:
- a CDS encoding acyl-CoA dehydrogenase C-terminal domain-containing protein, with translation MPSYTAPLRDITFVAQELLGLSRHYQQLTGCEAPDAATFAAIVEEGAKFAEQQLAPLNAVGDQHGCQWQDGKVTTPPGFADAYKRFADNGWLGLDKDPAFGGQGLPPSLGFVNYEMVCSANHAWGMYGNLAGGAISTLSEHADEALQQRLLPPMIAGRWGGTMCLTEAHCGSDLGLLRTSARPQADGSYQVSGSKMFISAGEHDMTENIIHLVLARIEGAPAGVKGISLFAVPKIQVDAQDQLGAPNGVSCGSIEHKMGIHGNATCVLNFDSATGYLLGEANRGLNAMFTYINESRLAVSQQAQAHAEASFQGALAYARDRVQMRATPRLRSDQPADPIIGHADVRRMLLTQKAYAEGGRMLAYTCAKGVDQLHHGASASVREAAARRLALLTPIAKGFLTETGNEAAQLGIQVFGGHGYIREWGMEQIARDVRITAIYEGTNTIQGLDLLTRKVLADGGEALAELLGEIEDFTQSTNAPAHLAQALLKQVVAWREVSAWLRDASATDANLIGASAYDYLMLSGYTLLGYLWLRAACVAERALAAGSDEVAFYQGKRETARFYLQRLLPRANLHETLIRTGSDNLMDISEAAFAR
- a CDS encoding 3-hydroxyacyl-CoA dehydrogenase NAD-binding domain-containing protein, whose translation is MQLIDYRRENQLALIGLRHAPVNALGHDLRQALMQACSRAAADREVQAIILHGQQLPFSAGADISEFGGPRTWEAPALPELLDALTRIEKPLIAAIDGVALGGGLELALACSHRLATATARLGLPEVRLGLLPGAGGTQRLPRLIGVAPALEMMLSGDPIDARQGLALGLIDRLVESGQDLLEAACTLAREQLAQPALPSAPATPLAAGLESDFFSSREAQLIARKPGQNAPLRVLAAVRAACEMPLAEGLAREQALFHEALQDPQATALRHQFFAEREALRVPGIDASTPLRSIDRVAVIGAGTMGAGIAMNFINAGIPVRLLELKPEALDRGLAQIRKHYEGSIKRGKLSAEQLEQRMSLLQGTLDYADLADADLVIEAVFEDLSIKQQVFRTLDRVCKPGAILASNTSTLDVDRIAACTRRPQDVVGLHFFSPANVMRLLEVVRGRLTAPDVLATTLQVAKRIGKLPVVSGVCFGFIGNRMLEPYAREAHRLVLEGASPAQVDKVLTGLGLAMGVFAMYDLAGIDVGYLVRQARRSEIAHDPSYFRLADELYSLGRHGQKTGRGFYRYEGRERIEDPEVEQIAAQLAASLGIPRRTISDAEIHDRCLFMLVNEGLQLLDEGIALRSGDIDLVWTNGYGFPAWRGGPLHYARELGLDNVLAGIEQQREALGAYGRMWLQPAPLLRRLASSAKLRTASL